A section of the Choristoneura fumiferana chromosome 5, NRCan_CFum_1, whole genome shotgun sequence genome encodes:
- the Prp31 gene encoding pre-mRNA processing factor 31, giving the protein MSLADELLADLEENDDGELEAVIENKTSTDVAHEFAIPRSVIPMEEDIKSVTIRELAKLRHSDRLQRVLTEIERNVGNDRKKIEVTGLMESDPEYQLIVEANNIAVEIDGEIAIIHRFVRDKYQKRFPELESLIVTPLEYIRTVKELGNDLDKAKNNETLQSFLTQATIMVVSVTASTTQGKILTESELEEIFEACDMASDLNNFKSSIYDYVESRMTFIAPNITAILGASTAAKILGVAGGLSKLSKMPACNVLPLGQQKKTLSGFSQAASLPHTGFIYFSQIVQDTTPELRYKAAKLVSTKLILAARVDACHESTDGHIGRQLREGIEKKLDKLQEPAPVKFVKPLPKPIEQSRKKRGGKRVRKMKERYAMTEFRKNANRLNFADIEDDAYQEDLGYTRGTIGKSSTGRVRLPQIDEKTKVRISKTLQKNLHRQNQQYGGATSIRRQVSGTASSVAFTPLQGLEIVNPQAAETRVNEANAKYFSNTSGFLSVGKTTT; this is encoded by the exons ATGTCTTTAGCAGACGAATTGCTGGCAGATTTGGAAGAGAATGACGATGGAGAACTCGAGGCAGTTATTGAGAACAAGACATCGACTGACGTGGCCCATGAATTCGCTATACCTCGATCAGTTATTCCCATGGAAGAGGACATAAAAAGCGTCACTATAAGAGAGCTAGCAAAGTTGAGGCATTCGGACCGCCTTCAAAGG GTATTGACAGAAATTGAAAGAAATGTTGGCAATGATCGTAAGAAGATTGAAGTTACGGGATTAATGGAATCTGATCCAGAATACCAACTTATTGTGGAGGCTAACAACATTGCTGTCGAAATAGATGGAGAAATAG CTATTATCCACAGATTTGTCAGAGACAAGTATCAGAAACGATTTCCGGAGTTGGAGTCTCTGATTGTCACTCCGCTAGAGTACATCCGGACTGTAAAGGAGCTTGGAAATGATCTTGACAAGGCCAAGAATAATGAAACGCTGCAGAGTTTCTTGACTCAAGCCACTATTATGGTTGTTTCTGTGACAGCATCTACAACACAAGG GAAAATATTGACAGAGAGTGAACTAGAAGAAATATTTGAAGCATGTGACATGGCTAgcgatttaaataattttaaatctaGCATATATGACTATGTCGAAAGTAGAATGACGTTTATCGCACCTAACATCACTGCTATCCTAG GAGCATCAACGGCAGCCAAAATCCTCGGAGTAGCCGGCGGATTATCCAAACTGTCCAAAATGCCAGCCTGCAACGTGCTGCCCCTTGGACAGCAGAAGAAAACTCTGTCAGGATTTTCACAAGCTGCCTCGCTGCCTCATActggatttatttatttctcgcAAATCGTTCAGGATACTACGCCT GAACTACGGTACAAGGCGGCTAAGTTGGTGTCCACTAAACTGATACTGGCGGCGCGAGTGGACGCCTGTCACGAGAGTACGGACGGACACATCGGGCGACAGCTGCGCGAGGGCATAGAAAAGAAGCTGGACAAATTACAG GAACCAGCGCCAGTGAAGTTCGTGAAGCCGCTGCCAAAGCCGATCGAGCAGAGCCGCAAGAAGCGAGGCGGCAAGCGCGTGCGCAAAATGAAGGAACGGTACGCGATGACCGAGTTCAGGAAGAACGCGAACCGGCTCAACTTTGCTGAC ATCGAAGACGACGCCTATCAAGAAGACTTAGGCTACACGCGCGGCACGATCGGTAAATCGAGCACAGGCCGCGTCCGCTTACCCCAAATAGACGAGAAGACAAAAGTCCGGATCAGTAAGACCCTACAGAAGAACCTGCACCGACAGAATCAGCAGTACGGCGGCGCCACGAGCATAAGGAGACAGGTGTCGGGTACCGCGTCATCGGTGGCCTTCACACCGTTACAG GGTTTGGAAATCGTGAATCCACAAGCGGCAGAGACGCGCGTCAATGAGGCTAACGCCAAATACTTCTCAAATACATCGGGTTTCTTATCTGTTGGAAAGACGACTACttga
- the LOC141427825 gene encoding probable nuclear transport factor 2 — protein sequence MALNPQYDAIGKGFVQQYYALFDDPASRPNLANLYNVESSFMTFEGVQLQGAVKIMEKLNGLDFQKIGRFITAIDSQPMFDGGVLINVLGRLQVRITLTFIGVTG from the exons ATGGCGTTAAACCCACAGTACGATGCAATCGGAAAAGGTTTTGTTCAACAATATTACGCGCTGTTCGACGACCCGGCATCCCGACCAAATCTGGCAAATTTGTACAAC GTGGAATCATCTTTTATGACCTTTGAAGGCGTTCAACTACAAGGTGCTGTTAAAATTAtggaaaaattaaat GGCTTGGATTTCCAAAAAATTGGAAGGTTTATCACAGCCATTGACTCGCAACCCATGTTCGATGGTGGAGTTCTAATCAATGTGCTAGGCAGGTTGCAAGTACGTATAACATTGACATTTATTGGAGTTACAGgttga